In a single window of the Bacillus clarus genome:
- a CDS encoding YggT family protein, which yields MITVLQLLLYGIEIYSWALIIYILLSWFPGARESAFGEFLARICEPYLEPFRRFIPPLGMIDISPIVAIIALKLASSGLVSLFRYFL from the coding sequence ATGATAACAGTTTTACAATTATTGCTTTATGGGATTGAAATTTACTCTTGGGCGCTTATCATTTACATTCTTTTATCTTGGTTCCCAGGTGCAAGAGAATCAGCATTTGGAGAGTTTCTTGCGCGTATTTGTGAACCGTATTTAGAGCCGTTTCGAAGATTTATTCCACCGCTTGGTATGATTGATATTTCTCCAATTGTTGCGATTATTGCATTGAAGCTTGCTAGTAGTGGATTAGTAAGTTTGTTCCGCTACTTTTTATAG
- the ftsZ gene encoding cell division protein FtsZ: protein MLEFDTTQDQLANIKVIGVGGGGNNAVNRMIEHGVQGVDFIAVNTDAQALNLSKAETKMQIGGKLTRGLGAGANPEVGKKAAEESKEQIQEALRGADMVFVTAGMGGGTGTGAAPVVAQVAKELGALTVGVVTRPFTFEGRKRATQAASGIAAFKENVDTLIVIPNDRLLEIVDKNTPMLEAFREADNVLRQGVQGISDLIATPGLINLDFADVKTIMSNRGSALMGIGSGNGENRAAEAAKKAISSPLLETSIDGAQGVIMNITGGANLSLYEVQEAADIVASASDPEVNMIFGSVINEGLKDDIVVTVIATGFDDSIAVQPPKPFVRSNANANHAQQQPVAQPSKQREVKREVKREEPVVHERHTDSDDIDIPAFLRNRRRR, encoded by the coding sequence ATGTTAGAGTTTGATACTACTCAAGATCAATTAGCGAATATAAAAGTTATCGGTGTCGGCGGTGGCGGAAATAACGCTGTAAACCGTATGATTGAGCATGGTGTACAAGGTGTAGACTTTATCGCCGTGAATACTGATGCACAAGCATTAAATTTATCAAAAGCTGAAACAAAAATGCAAATTGGTGGCAAATTAACGCGTGGACTTGGTGCAGGCGCAAACCCTGAAGTAGGGAAAAAAGCTGCTGAAGAAAGCAAAGAACAGATCCAAGAAGCACTTCGTGGTGCTGATATGGTATTTGTAACTGCTGGTATGGGCGGTGGAACTGGAACTGGTGCAGCTCCAGTTGTTGCTCAAGTTGCAAAAGAGTTAGGTGCATTAACAGTTGGTGTTGTAACGCGTCCATTCACATTCGAAGGTCGTAAACGTGCAACACAAGCTGCATCTGGTATTGCAGCATTTAAAGAAAATGTAGATACGTTAATCGTAATTCCAAACGATCGCTTACTAGAAATTGTTGATAAAAATACACCAATGCTAGAGGCGTTCCGTGAAGCTGATAACGTATTACGCCAAGGTGTTCAAGGTATTTCTGATTTAATTGCTACACCTGGTCTTATTAACTTAGACTTTGCAGATGTAAAAACAATTATGTCTAATAGAGGTTCTGCGTTAATGGGTATTGGATCTGGAAATGGTGAAAATCGTGCAGCTGAGGCAGCGAAAAAGGCGATTTCTAGTCCGTTGTTAGAAACATCTATTGATGGTGCACAAGGTGTGATTATGAACATTACAGGTGGAGCTAACTTGAGTCTATATGAAGTGCAAGAAGCAGCTGATATCGTAGCTTCGGCTTCAGACCCAGAAGTGAACATGATCTTTGGTTCTGTTATTAATGAAGGACTAAAAGATGATATTGTTGTAACTGTTATTGCGACTGGTTTTGATGATAGTATTGCAGTTCAACCACCGAAACCATTTGTACGTTCAAATGCGAATGCAAATCATGCGCAACAACAGCCGGTAGCTCAACCGTCAAAACAACGTGAAGTAAAACGTGAAGTGAAGCGTGAAGAGCCTGTTGTACATGAGCGTCATACAGATTCAGATGATATTGATATTCCAGCATTTTTACGTAATCGTCGTAGACGATAA
- a CDS encoding RNA-binding protein — protein sequence MSIYEHFRPEEAVFVDKVLEWKQAAEYHQVKLTDFLDPRQQQIVATVIGQQGEVAVQFGGGAPQAERRRALIYPEYLELNEEEFQIEVLEIDYPSKFYTLEHRQILGAFMSLGLTREKCGDILLQENRAQIIVAKEVVSYIEMNLQSIGKTKISLSSVQAEQILQLHEKWGEKSGTVSSLRLDVVLAEMLHISRQKVQPLIKNGLVKVNWKVVEQTAYECFPGDVFSVRGYGRSKLFSVEGRTKRDKWRVLYGILK from the coding sequence ATGAGCATCTATGAACACTTTAGACCTGAAGAAGCGGTCTTTGTTGATAAAGTGTTAGAGTGGAAGCAGGCGGCAGAGTACCATCAAGTAAAGTTAACAGACTTTTTAGATCCGCGCCAGCAGCAAATTGTAGCTACAGTGATAGGTCAACAAGGAGAGGTTGCTGTACAATTTGGTGGTGGAGCGCCGCAAGCAGAGCGAAGAAGAGCACTTATTTATCCGGAGTATCTAGAATTAAATGAAGAGGAATTTCAAATAGAAGTATTAGAAATTGACTATCCTTCCAAGTTTTATACGCTAGAACATAGGCAAATATTAGGTGCATTTATGTCACTTGGTTTAACGAGAGAAAAATGCGGTGATATTTTGCTCCAAGAAAATCGTGCCCAAATTATAGTTGCAAAAGAAGTTGTTTCGTATATTGAAATGAATTTACAATCAATAGGAAAAACGAAGATCTCACTTTCATCTGTACAAGCGGAACAAATTTTGCAGTTACATGAAAAATGGGGTGAGAAGTCTGGAACGGTTTCGTCACTTCGTCTAGATGTCGTTTTGGCTGAAATGTTGCATATATCACGGCAAAAAGTGCAGCCACTTATAAAAAATGGCTTAGTGAAGGTGAACTGGAAAGTAGTCGAGCAAACTGCTTATGAATGTTTTCCAGGGGATGTTTTTTCAGTTAGAGGATATGGACGAAGTAAATTATTTTCTGTAGAAGGTAGAACGAAACGCGACAAATGGAGAGTTTTGTATGGTATACTAAAATGA
- the ileS2 gene encoding isoleucine--tRNA ligase: MEYKNTLLMPKTEFPMRGNLPKREPAMQEKWAEMNIYEKVQEHTKGRPLFVLHDGPPYANGDIHMGHALNKVLKDFIVRFKSMTGYCAPYVPGWDTHGLPIEQALTNKGVKRKEMTVAEFRKLCAEYAYEQVERQREQFKRLGVRADWDNPYITLEPAYEAQQIKVFGDMAKKGYIYKGQKPVYWSPTSESALAEAEIEYQDKKSASIYVAFPVKDGKNVLEGDEKFIIWTTTPWTLPANLGISVHPELEYSIVKVNGEKYIIASELFDTVAKTLEWENTEVVKTIKGSELEYTVAKHPFYDRDSLVMLGEHVTTDAGTGCVHTAPGHGEDDFLVGKQYGLEVLCPVDDKGVLTSEAPGFEGLFYDKANKPITEKLEEVGALLKLTFITHSYPHDWRTKKPIIFRATAQWFASIEAFRKELLQAVEETKWVPAWGETRLHNMVRDRGDWCISRQRAWGVPIPVFYAENGDPIITDETINHVADLFREHGSNVWFEREAKDLLPEGFTHPGSPNGEFRKETDIMDVWFDSGSSHQAVLEEREDLQRPADLYLEGSDQYRGWFNSSLSTAVAVTGKAPYKGVLSHGFVLDGEGRKMSKSIGNIVVPKKIMDQLGGDILRLWVSSVDYQSDVRISDDILKQVAEVYRKIRNTFRFLLGNLDDFNPSENTVAVAELREVDRYMLVKLNDLITKVKEAYETYDFAAVYHAIHNFCTIDLSSFYLDFAKDILYIEGANHEDRRAIQTVLYDVLVALTKLVTPILPHTADEVWPYIPGVTEESVQLTNMPEAVEVDGAEALKIKWDAFMTLRGDVLKALEVARNEKVIGKSLNASITLYPTAEMKEMLESIREDLKQLFIVSEYKLGGMMEEAPVDAPKYEHTAVVVAQATGDTCERCWVVSETIGKDAEHETLCERCATVVKENYVK, translated from the coding sequence ATGGAGTATAAAAATACATTACTAATGCCAAAAACAGAATTCCCAATGCGTGGGAATTTACCAAAACGTGAGCCTGCAATGCAAGAAAAATGGGCTGAAATGAATATTTATGAAAAAGTACAAGAACATACAAAAGGTCGTCCTTTATTTGTACTGCATGATGGACCTCCATATGCGAATGGTGACATTCATATGGGCCATGCATTGAATAAAGTGTTAAAAGACTTTATTGTTCGTTTTAAATCAATGACAGGATACTGTGCACCATATGTACCTGGTTGGGATACACACGGTTTACCAATTGAACAAGCTTTAACAAATAAAGGTGTAAAACGTAAAGAAATGACAGTTGCTGAATTCCGTAAGCTATGTGCGGAGTATGCGTATGAGCAAGTAGAACGTCAACGTGAACAATTTAAACGTCTAGGTGTACGTGCAGATTGGGATAATCCGTATATTACTTTAGAACCAGCTTATGAAGCACAACAAATTAAAGTGTTCGGCGACATGGCGAAAAAAGGTTATATCTATAAAGGGCAAAAGCCTGTTTACTGGTCTCCAACTAGTGAATCTGCTTTAGCAGAAGCTGAAATTGAATATCAAGATAAAAAATCGGCATCTATTTACGTAGCATTCCCTGTAAAAGATGGAAAGAACGTATTAGAAGGTGACGAGAAATTTATTATTTGGACAACAACACCTTGGACATTACCAGCAAACTTAGGTATTTCGGTTCATCCGGAACTTGAATATAGCATTGTGAAGGTAAATGGTGAGAAATATATCATCGCTTCTGAGCTATTTGATACAGTTGCAAAAACGTTAGAATGGGAAAATACTGAAGTTGTAAAAACAATTAAAGGTAGCGAACTTGAGTATACTGTTGCAAAACATCCATTCTACGATCGTGATTCTTTAGTTATGCTAGGTGAGCACGTTACAACAGATGCTGGTACAGGTTGTGTTCATACAGCACCTGGACACGGGGAAGATGACTTCCTTGTTGGTAAGCAATATGGATTAGAGGTTCTTTGTCCAGTTGATGATAAAGGTGTATTAACAAGTGAAGCACCTGGATTTGAAGGCCTATTCTATGATAAAGCTAACAAACCAATTACGGAAAAATTAGAAGAAGTAGGAGCGTTATTAAAATTAACGTTTATTACACATTCTTATCCACATGATTGGAGAACGAAAAAACCAATTATTTTCCGTGCAACAGCACAGTGGTTTGCATCTATTGAAGCGTTCCGTAAAGAATTATTACAAGCTGTAGAAGAAACGAAGTGGGTACCAGCATGGGGTGAAACACGTCTTCATAATATGGTTCGTGACCGTGGCGATTGGTGTATTTCTCGTCAACGTGCATGGGGGGTACCAATTCCGGTATTCTACGCAGAGAACGGTGACCCAATTATTACAGATGAAACAATTAACCATGTAGCAGATTTATTCCGCGAACACGGTTCTAATGTATGGTTCGAGCGTGAAGCGAAAGATTTATTACCAGAAGGATTTACACATCCAGGTAGCCCAAATGGTGAATTCCGTAAAGAAACAGACATCATGGATGTATGGTTCGATTCAGGTTCTTCTCACCAAGCAGTATTAGAAGAGCGTGAAGACTTACAACGTCCAGCTGATTTATATTTAGAAGGATCTGACCAGTATCGTGGTTGGTTTAACTCTTCATTATCAACAGCAGTTGCAGTGACGGGTAAAGCGCCATATAAAGGCGTACTAAGCCATGGTTTCGTACTAGATGGTGAAGGACGTAAAATGAGTAAGTCGATTGGAAACATCGTCGTACCTAAGAAAATTATGGACCAATTGGGCGGAGACATTTTACGCTTATGGGTATCTTCTGTTGACTATCAATCTGATGTACGTATTTCCGATGATATTTTAAAACAAGTAGCAGAAGTGTATCGTAAAATCCGTAACACATTCCGTTTCTTATTAGGAAACTTAGATGACTTTAATCCAAGTGAAAATACAGTAGCGGTAGCTGAACTTCGTGAAGTAGATCGTTACATGTTAGTAAAATTAAATGACTTAATTACAAAAGTAAAAGAAGCATATGAGACATATGATTTCGCGGCAGTATATCATGCAATTCATAACTTCTGTACAATTGATTTAAGTTCATTCTATTTAGATTTTGCAAAAGATATTTTATACATTGAAGGTGCAAATCACGAAGATCGTCGTGCAATCCAAACGGTGTTGTATGATGTACTTGTTGCATTAACGAAACTTGTAACACCAATCTTACCTCATACGGCTGATGAAGTATGGCCGTATATTCCTGGGGTAACGGAAGAAAGCGTTCAGCTAACAAACATGCCAGAAGCTGTAGAAGTAGATGGTGCTGAAGCGTTAAAAATAAAATGGGATGCATTTATGACACTTCGCGGTGACGTATTAAAGGCACTAGAAGTGGCTCGTAATGAGAAAGTAATCGGTAAGTCATTAAATGCAAGTATTACGTTGTATCCAACTGCAGAAATGAAGGAAATGTTAGAGTCTATTCGTGAAGACCTAAAACAATTGTTTATCGTTTCTGAGTATAAGCTTGGTGGTATGATGGAAGAAGCTCCAGTAGATGCACCTAAGTATGAGCACACAGCTGTTGTTGTAGCTCAAGCAACTGGCGATACATGTGAACGTTGCTGGGTTGTTTCAGAGACAATTGGTAAAGACGCTGAACATGAAACATTATGCGAGCGCTGTGCGACAGTTGTTAAAGAAAATTACGTAAAATAA
- the pgeF gene encoding peptidoglycan editing factor PgeF → MREPFKYVDGILYLEAWKELGNITAGFTTKDGGVSTGSFHAMNLGLHVNDIVENVHENRRILAKKLQKPLENWICSEQVHDHHVEKVGKQEKGRGIYSYEDGIPNTDGIYTTDTDMCLTSCYADCVPIYFYAPSHGMIGLAHAGWKGTVKGIAKEMIQKWNGEGVPVHEIHVAIGPAIGSCCYVVDDRVLAAAKQAVNGPVPYKLISDGQYAIDLKEINRILCVQAGIKEEHIVMSSLCTSCEEQLFFSHRRDQGETGRMLSFIGFKED, encoded by the coding sequence ATGAGAGAACCATTTAAATATGTGGACGGTATACTATATTTAGAAGCGTGGAAAGAACTTGGAAACATTACTGCTGGATTTACAACAAAAGATGGTGGAGTAAGTACAGGCTCCTTTCATGCGATGAATTTAGGGTTACATGTGAATGATATTGTAGAGAATGTTCATGAAAACAGACGCATTTTGGCGAAGAAATTGCAAAAGCCGTTAGAGAATTGGATTTGCTCTGAACAGGTTCATGATCATCATGTTGAAAAAGTAGGGAAACAAGAAAAAGGAAGAGGTATTTATTCGTACGAAGATGGTATCCCAAATACGGATGGCATTTATACGACAGATACAGATATGTGCTTAACATCTTGTTATGCTGATTGTGTTCCGATCTATTTTTATGCACCATCACATGGTATGATAGGACTTGCTCATGCTGGATGGAAAGGAACTGTAAAAGGGATTGCGAAGGAAATGATTCAAAAGTGGAATGGGGAAGGTGTTCCAGTTCACGAGATTCATGTTGCGATTGGACCAGCTATCGGGTCGTGCTGCTATGTTGTTGATGATCGTGTATTAGCAGCAGCAAAACAGGCAGTAAACGGACCTGTTCCTTATAAATTAATTTCAGATGGACAATATGCAATTGATTTAAAAGAAATTAATCGTATATTATGCGTGCAAGCAGGTATAAAAGAAGAGCATATTGTCATGTCATCCCTTTGTACAAGCTGTGAAGAACAATTATTTTTCTCACATCGCCGCGATCAAGGGGAAACGGGAAGAATGTTGAGTTTCATAGGTTTTAAGGAGGATTGA
- the spoIIGA gene encoding sigma-E processing peptidase SpoIIGA: MVVYADVVWLLNACIDFLLLLLTATVLKKRIKRWRLVLGALIGSTIVIFAFTPFASMMTHPIMKLLYSLLIVYTAFGFSTFRNYAQTVFTFYFVTFMVGGGLIGTHFFLQTNEMVNGLVQAKSISYGDPVSWVFVVFGFPIIYYFSKKRIENVEITKIHYDQIVKVNIKLAEYEFELDGLIDSGNQLHDPLTKTPVMIMHISSLEHCLPAWLTEQIYSKTEIPQIPESDAGWATRLRLIPFRAVGVDHQFLWAIKPDSVLVYHEGSAMVVSKVLIGLNTQQLSTNGEYQCIIHPKMLISQKVTIA; the protein is encoded by the coding sequence TTGGTGGTTTACGCCGACGTAGTTTGGTTGCTAAACGCCTGCATTGATTTTCTTTTACTTTTATTAACAGCTACTGTGTTAAAAAAGAGGATCAAAAGATGGAGGCTTGTATTAGGGGCATTGATAGGTTCAACGATTGTTATTTTTGCCTTTACTCCTTTTGCTTCTATGATGACGCATCCAATTATGAAACTACTGTATTCGTTACTTATTGTGTATACAGCATTTGGGTTTTCAACGTTTAGAAATTATGCACAAACTGTTTTTACTTTTTATTTTGTAACCTTTATGGTCGGAGGAGGATTGATTGGAACTCATTTCTTCTTACAAACAAATGAAATGGTAAATGGCTTAGTTCAAGCGAAATCGATTTCGTATGGCGATCCAGTAAGTTGGGTATTTGTTGTTTTCGGATTTCCAATTATTTATTATTTCTCGAAAAAGCGTATTGAAAATGTGGAAATCACTAAGATTCATTATGATCAAATTGTAAAAGTGAACATTAAATTAGCTGAATATGAATTTGAATTAGATGGCCTGATTGATAGTGGAAATCAGCTCCATGATCCTTTGACGAAAACACCAGTTATGATTATGCATATTTCATCATTAGAACATTGTTTACCGGCTTGGTTAACGGAGCAAATCTATTCCAAAACAGAGATTCCACAAATACCCGAAAGCGATGCTGGTTGGGCAACAAGACTACGTTTAATTCCTTTTCGGGCGGTAGGAGTAGATCATCAATTTTTATGGGCGATTAAGCCGGATAGTGTACTAGTTTATCATGAAGGAAGTGCTATGGTTGTAAGTAAAGTCTTAATTGGATTAAACACACAGCAATTGTCTACTAACGGAGAATATCAATGCATTATACATCCGAAAATGCTGATTTCACAAAAAGTGACCATTGCTTAA
- a CDS encoding YggS family pyridoxal phosphate-dependent enzyme yields the protein MAVQEKLTYVNAAIKEACERAGRSVQDIKLVAVTKTVGIEKTNEVIEAGLADLGENRNEGFLQKYEHFGSKVNWHFIGSLQTRKVKEIINEIDYLHSLDRLSLAKEIQKRSTKKIRCFVQVKTSFEESKQGVSAAETIPFIQSLQELDKIEVVGLMTMAPFTEEDEMVRRCFKELRMLQKEVQELGLSYAPCEELSMGMSNDYKIAIEEGATYIRLGTILVGEA from the coding sequence GTGGCAGTGCAAGAGAAGTTGACGTATGTTAATGCAGCGATTAAAGAAGCGTGTGAACGAGCTGGACGCTCGGTACAAGATATTAAGCTTGTTGCAGTTACAAAAACAGTAGGGATTGAGAAAACAAACGAAGTAATAGAAGCTGGACTAGCTGATTTAGGTGAGAATCGAAATGAAGGCTTTTTACAAAAGTATGAACACTTTGGCTCGAAAGTAAATTGGCATTTTATTGGTTCATTGCAGACGAGAAAAGTAAAAGAAATCATTAACGAGATTGACTATTTACATTCATTAGACCGTCTTTCGCTTGCAAAAGAGATTCAGAAGCGTTCTACAAAGAAAATTCGATGTTTTGTTCAAGTGAAAACATCTTTCGAGGAATCAAAGCAAGGGGTATCGGCTGCAGAAACAATTCCATTTATTCAAAGTTTGCAAGAACTTGACAAAATTGAGGTTGTTGGATTAATGACAATGGCGCCGTTTACGGAGGAAGATGAAATGGTTCGTCGTTGTTTTAAGGAATTGCGTATGTTACAAAAAGAAGTGCAAGAATTAGGTTTATCATACGCACCGTGTGAAGAATTATCAATGGGAATGTCAAATGATTACAAGATTGCAATTGAGGAAGGCGCTACATATATTCGTTTGGGAACGATTTTAGTAGGAGAAGCATAG
- a CDS encoding YlmC/YmxH family sporulation protein, producing the protein MIRISEFQMKDVVNVSDGKKLGNIGDIDIDMNTGKIRAVIISKQTRMLGFFGKEAEFVIPWKQIVKIGEDVILVRADHVTSVTEPIQTPTIS; encoded by the coding sequence ATGATACGAATTTCGGAGTTTCAGATGAAGGATGTTGTTAATGTTTCAGATGGGAAAAAACTTGGGAATATTGGGGATATCGATATTGATATGAATACTGGAAAGATTAGGGCGGTTATTATTTCAAAACAGACAAGGATGCTAGGATTCTTTGGAAAGGAAGCAGAATTTGTGATTCCTTGGAAACAAATTGTGAAAATTGGGGAAGATGTAATACTTGTAAGAGCAGATCATGTTACTTCTGTAACAGAACCAATACAAACACCGACAATTTCTTAA
- the sigG gene encoding RNA polymerase sporulation sigma factor SigG — MTRNKVEICGVDTAKLPVLKNEEMRKLFREMQSGEISAREKLVNGNLRLVLSVIQRFNNRGEFVDDLFQVGCIGLMKSIDNFDLSQNVKFSTYAVPMIIGEIRRYLRDNNPIRVSRSLRDIAYKALQVREKLIAENSKEPTAMDIAKVLEVTHEEIVFALDAIQDPVSLFEPIYNDGGDPIFVMDQLSDEKQKDEQWIEELALKEGMKRLNDREKMIIRKRFFQGKTQMEVAEEIGISQAQVSRLEKSAIKQMNKTIQG, encoded by the coding sequence TTGACGAGAAACAAAGTAGAAATTTGCGGTGTTGATACAGCTAAACTTCCAGTACTAAAAAATGAAGAGATGCGTAAATTATTTCGAGAAATGCAAAGTGGAGAGATAAGCGCAAGAGAGAAATTAGTGAATGGAAACTTACGTCTTGTACTGAGCGTCATCCAACGATTTAACAATAGAGGAGAATTTGTTGATGATTTATTTCAAGTTGGCTGCATTGGACTTATGAAATCCATTGATAACTTTGATTTAAGCCAAAATGTTAAATTTTCAACATATGCTGTGCCGATGATTATTGGGGAAATACGCAGATATTTGCGTGACAACAATCCAATTCGTGTTTCTCGTTCATTACGAGATATCGCGTATAAAGCATTGCAAGTAAGAGAGAAATTAATTGCCGAAAATTCAAAAGAACCAACAGCAATGGATATTGCAAAAGTTCTTGAAGTAACTCATGAAGAAATTGTTTTTGCGCTTGATGCCATTCAAGATCCAGTTTCATTGTTTGAACCGATTTATAACGATGGGGGAGATCCTATTTTCGTTATGGATCAGCTAAGTGATGAAAAACAAAAGGACGAGCAGTGGATCGAAGAGTTAGCGCTAAAAGAAGGAATGAAGCGCTTGAATGATCGAGAAAAAATGATTATCCGAAAACGTTTCTTTCAAGGGAAAACACAAATGGAAGTTGCAGAAGAAATTGGAATTTCCCAAGCTCAAGTATCGCGTTTAGAGAAGTCTGCTATTAAGCAAATGAATAAAACAATTCAAGGCTAA
- the divIVA gene encoding septum site-determining protein DivIVA, which yields MPLTPLDIHNKEFGRGFRGYDEDQVNEFLDQIIKDYELVIREKKALEEKVAQLEGKLDHFSNIEDTLNKSIVVAQEAAEEVKRNAQKEAKLIVREAEKNADRIINEALVKSRKVAFDIEELKKQAKVFRTRFRMLLETQLEMLNNDDWDKLIELEDEVDELLKKEETV from the coding sequence GTGCCGTTAACACCATTAGATATTCATAATAAAGAATTTGGTCGCGGTTTCCGTGGCTATGATGAAGATCAGGTAAATGAGTTTCTTGATCAAATCATCAAAGATTATGAATTAGTCATTCGTGAGAAAAAAGCTTTAGAAGAAAAAGTTGCACAATTAGAAGGAAAATTAGATCATTTTTCTAACATTGAAGATACGTTAAATAAATCTATCGTTGTTGCACAAGAAGCAGCGGAAGAAGTAAAACGTAATGCACAAAAAGAAGCGAAATTAATTGTACGTGAAGCAGAAAAAAATGCAGATCGTATCATTAATGAAGCTTTAGTAAAATCAAGAAAAGTTGCCTTTGATATTGAAGAGCTAAAGAAACAAGCGAAAGTATTCCGTACTCGCTTCCGCATGTTGCTAGAAACACAGCTTGAAATGTTAAACAACGATGATTGGGACAAATTAATTGAGTTAGAAGACGAAGTGGACGAGCTGTTGAAAAAAGAAGAAACAGTGTAA
- a CDS encoding cell division protein SepF gives MSWSKVKYFFFDTPEEKEAAQYSYEKGQTEMKKQQDPPEQQDVPFTKVQPKQNIVSIETAKQSSKVVLLEPRTYSEAQGIADHLKGKRAVVINLQRMSTDQAVRIVDFLSGTVYAIGGDIQKLGPKTFICTPENVDIVGAISELFGEEEETNIKRW, from the coding sequence ATGAGTTGGTCAAAAGTAAAATACTTCTTTTTTGACACACCGGAAGAAAAAGAAGCAGCTCAATATAGTTATGAAAAGGGGCAAACAGAAATGAAAAAGCAGCAAGATCCTCCGGAGCAACAGGATGTTCCATTTACAAAAGTGCAACCGAAACAAAATATTGTAAGTATTGAAACTGCAAAGCAGTCTTCTAAAGTTGTTTTGTTAGAACCACGCACATATTCAGAAGCACAAGGGATTGCGGATCATTTAAAAGGCAAACGAGCTGTTGTGATTAATTTACAAAGAATGTCTACTGATCAAGCTGTGCGTATCGTTGACTTTTTAAGTGGTACTGTATACGCTATAGGCGGGGATATTCAAAAATTAGGACCGAAAACATTCATATGTACACCTGAAAATGTAGATATTGTGGGTGCTATTTCAGAGTTGTTCGGTGAAGAAGAAGAGACAAATATAAAGAGGTGGTAA